One Littorina saxatilis isolate snail1 linkage group LG12, US_GU_Lsax_2.0, whole genome shotgun sequence genomic region harbors:
- the LOC138982113 gene encoding cysteine-rich motor neuron 1 protein-like produces MATPLRAIVVISMAALTISTTTAIPPPQPTTTPPEPTTPKGCVDYNGKVIEGLVPGGHWKSKSGCMGCHCDNDWKAMCYVQDCWVTPCVDSIRKPGVCCAICPNGNNCKTPSGKIVKDGEYLMDGSMNCSCTAQSFTKGSEPQAECSISLPLGCRLDNGTVLEGVKPGDSYKTDPCTTCYCQKDGKMMCASMMCALPYCGPNGHYTREGDCCPRCREGPSGCTLPNGTIAKDLKPGDKYQMGPCTTCICQEMSFQMACMSMACAMPFCGDRGSYTPKGMCCPVCRPCEDANFACRFWASRGECTNNPGWMLKNCKKSCKVKECQSECVDADPYCNWWSGQEQCEKNPVWMLNKCTKSCNACFPKNA; encoded by the exons ATGGCCACGCCACTGCGAGCCATCGTGGTCATCAGCATGGCGGCTTTAACCATCAGCACGACCACAGCCATACCGCCACCACAACCGACAACAACCCCACCAGAGCCTACCACCCCAAAAGGATGTGTGGATTATAATG GCAAAGTGATCGAGGGACTTGTTCCTGGCGGCCACTGGAAGTCGAAGAGCGGCTGCATGGGTTGTCACTGCGACAACGACTGGAAGGCCATGTGCTACGTCCAGGATTGCTGGGTCACACCCTGTGTCGACTCCATCAGAAAGCCTGGTGTCTGCTGTGCCATCTGCCCCAACG GAAATAACTGCAAAACGCCTTCAGGCAAGATCGTGAAAGATGGCGAGTATCTAATGGACGGCAGCATGAACTGTTCCTGCACTGCCCAAAGCTTCACCAAGGGTTCCGAACCTCAAGCTGAATGTTCCATCAGCCTCCCGCTTGGCTGCAGACTCGACAATGGCACCGTGTTGGAAG GTGTCAAGCCTGGAGATTCGTACAAGACGGATCCGTGTACCACGTGCTACTGTCAAAAGGATGGCAAGATGATGTGCGCGTCGATGATGTGCGCCTTGCCCTATTGCGGTCCCAATGGCCACTACACGCGTGAGGGAGACTGTTGTCCCAGGTGCCGTGAGG gTCCCAGTGGTTGCACACTTCCCAACGGCACCATCGCGAAGGATCTGAAGCCAGGAGACAAGTATCAGATGGGTCCGTGTACCACGTGCATCTGTCAAGAGATGTCCTTCCAGATGGCCTGCATGTCAATGGCCTGTGCAATGCCTTTCTGCGGTGACCGAGGATCCTACACGCCTAAGGGGATGTGCTGTCCAGTGTGTCGTC CCTGTGAGGACGCCAACTTCGCGTGCCGGTTCTGGGCTTCTAGGGGAGAGTGTACGAACAACCCCGGGTGGATGTTGAAGAATTGTAAGAAAAGTTGCAAAGTCAAAGAGTGCCAGAGCG AGTGCGTGGATGCGGATCCATATTGCAACTGGTGGTCTGGCCAGGAACAATGCGAGAAAAATCCGGTCTGGATGCTTAACAAATGCACAAAGAGCTGTAACGCCTGTTTTCCTAAAAATG CGTAA
- the LOC138982111 gene encoding cysteine-rich motor neuron 1 protein-like, with protein MATPLLTVAAIFMALTISKTTAIPPPQPTSTPPEPSTLAPQCRFNNGTVAPGFKPGDMGKSPGPGQCGVCSCDQSGRMECYPPPCVIPPCWDAKSPGPLCCRQCPNGPNCMTERGNIVKVGQELEEDGQICTCSGSWNYGGGGREGPMADCRPVPTTGAGCMDYNGKVYEGLVPGGQWKSKSGCMGCHCDNDWKAMCYVQDCWVTPCVDSIRKPGICCAICPNGNNCKTPSGKIVKDGEYLMDGSMNCSCTAQSFTKGSEPQAECSISLPLGCRLDNGTVLEGVKPGDSYKTGPCTTCYCQKDGKMMCASMMCALPYCGPNGHYTREGDCCPRCREGPSGCTLPNGTIAKDLNPGDKYQMGPCTTCICQEMSFNMSCMAIRCAMPFCGDRGYYTPEGNCCPVCRACEDANFACRFWASRGECTNNPGWMLKNCKKSCKVKECQSECVDADPYCNWWSGQEQCEKNPVWMLNKCTKSCNACFPKNA; from the exons ATGGCCACGCCACTGCTCACCGTCGCGGCCATCTTCATGGCTTTAACCATCAGCAAGACCACAGCCATACCGCCGCCACAACCGACATCAACCCCACCAGAGCCTTCCACCCTCGCACCCCAGTGTAGGTTCAACAACGGTACCGTCGCTCCGGGGTTCAAACCCGGCGACATGGGCAAATCGCCAGGCCCTGGCCAGTGCGGGGTGTGTTCTTGTGACCAGAGTGGCCGCATGGAGTGCTATCCTCCCCCATGCGTCATCCCCCCTTGCTGGGACGCCAAGAGCCCAGGCCCTCTGTGTTGTCGTCAGTGTCCTAATG GTCCCAATTGCATGACGGAAAGAGGCAACATTGTCAAAGTGGGTCAGGAGCTGGAGGAGGATGGACAAATATGCACCTGCTCAGGGTCCTGGAACTACGGTGGTGGAGGTCGTGAGGGTCCCATGGCAGACTGCAGGCCTGTCCCCACAACCGGCGCAGGATGTATGGATTATAATG GCAAGGTGTACGAGGGACTTGTTCCTGGCGGCCAGTGGAAGTCGAAGAGCGGCTGCATGGGTTGTCACTGCGACAACGACTGGAAGGCCATGTGCTACGTTCAAGATTGCTGGGTCACACCTTGTGTCGACTCCATCAGAAAGCCTGGTATCTGCTGTGCCATCTGTCCCAACG GAAATAACTGCAAAACGCCTTCAGGCAAGATCGTGAAAGATGGCGAGTATCTAATGGACGGCAGCATGAACTGTTCCTGCACTGCCCAAAGCTTCACCAAGGGTTCCGAACCTCAAGCTGAATGTTCCATCAGCCTCCCGCTTGGCTGCAGACTCGACAATGGCACCGTGTTGGAAG GTGTCAAGCCTGGAGATTCGTACAAGACGGGTCCGTGTACCACGTGCTACTGTCAAAAGGATGGCAAGATGATGTGCGCGTCGATGATGTGCGCCTTGCCCTACTGCGGTCCCAATGGCCACTACACGCGTGAGGGAGACTGTTGTCCCAGGTGCCGTGAGG gtccCAGTGGTTGCACACTTCCCAACGGCACCATCGCGAAGGATCtgaatccaggagacaagtatCAGATGGGTCCGTGTACCACGTGCATCTGTCAAGAGATGTCCTTCAACATGTCTTGCATGGCTATTCGCTGTGCAATGCCTTTCTGCGGTGACCGAGGATACTACACGCCTGAGGGGAATTGCTGTCCAGTGTGTCGTG CCTGTGAGGACGCCAACTTCGCGTGCCGGTTCTGGGCTTCTAGGGGAGAGTGTACGAACAACCCCGGGTGGATGTTGAAGAATTGTAAGAAAAGTTGCAAAGTCAAAGAGTGCCAGAGCG AGTGCGTGGATGCGGATCCATATTGCAACTGGTGGTCTGGCCAGGAACAATGCGAGAAAAATCCGGTCTGGATGCTTAACAAATGCACAAAGAGCTGTAACGCCTGTTTTCCTAAAAATG CGTAA
- the LOC138982109 gene encoding kielin/chordin-like protein: MEAAVGLTLCLILSAAVGPSASLPSTLPAPTPPSPQPCQLPNGTVMAEVIPGGSWSSGPMCASCNCPAAGGIMTCYPLPCQPPQCSNPQFPPGGYMCCGTCPPPPPPPTTTAPNGCWYSNGTQVPNVLPGDSFSLGSSCGYCDCSQTGLVTCYAPLCVIPPCVDPQSNGPYCCAQCPNGPNCYGPGGVIVQGQQTVDGMVCQCQMDYSGHGGPPEAECVPIPTTLPPGCRDYGGDIIPDLFPGGHWQSADGCRHCQCDQSGQAMCYHQDCVLAMCVDRESVPGQCCDTCPNGFNCRTPQGTVIAMHQSIVENGMNCSCPIFDPGYGMGSPGGGGANPQAVCFPQAPTTLPPPTTLPHPTTPPPPAGCRLYNGTVLKGVKPGDKVDLGPCKFCNCGERWEVYCAMYRCARAPCSNAVVPKGKCCSECPNGPDCTRSDGSVVKDLKPGDRVTNGCETCTCDKYGKAMCYWMACMLPLCADAVVPKGGCCAKCPNGENCKLKSGKLLPVGKTVKENGVSCTCVKDERSYSVALRCKSLWLPVLYPAPVKSYVQPKLLITFD, encoded by the exons ATGGAGGCTGCAGTGGGGTTGACTCTCTGCCTCATCCTGTCCGCTGCTGTCGGACCTTCGGCATCCCTGCCATCCACGCTCCCTGCCCCAACGCCACCCTCCCCTCAACCCTGCCAGCTCCCAAACGGCACTGTCATGGCGGAGGTCATCCCTGGAGGCAGCTGGTCATCTGGGCCAATGTGCGCATCGTGCAACTGTCCGGCGGCGGGAGGAATCATGACGTGCTACCCTCTTCCTTGTCAGCCGCCACAGTGTTCCAACCCGCAGTTTCCACCTGGGGGATACATGTGTTGTGGAACCTGcccaccaccccctcctcctcccacaACCACAGCGCCCAACGGTTGCTGGTATTCAAACGGCACGCAGGTTCCCAACGTCCTGCCTGGTGACTCTTTCTCGCTGGGTTCGAGCTGTGGGTACTGCGACTGTTCTCAGACCGGGCTGGTGACGTGCTACGCTCCCCTCTGCGTGATACCTCCCTGTGTGGATCCCCAAAGCAATGGACCTTACTGCTGTGCTCAGTGCCCTAACG GACCAAACTGCTACGGTCCTGGCGGCGTGATCGTCCAAGGCCAGCAAACGGTGGACGGCATGGTGTGTCAATGCCAGATGGATTACTCCGGCCACGGAGGCCCCCCAGAGGCAGAATGTGTCCCAATCCCCACCACCCTTCCACCCGGTTGTCGCGATTACGGTGGTGACATTATCCCGGATCTTTTTCCTGGAGGTCATTGGCAGTCGGCGGACGGTTGTCGCCACTGTCAATGTGACCAAAGTGGACAGGCGATGTGCTACCATCAGGACTGCGTGCTAGCCATGTGCGTTGACAGAGAGTCCGTACCTGGCCAGTGTTGCGACACCTGTCCAAACG GCTTCAACTGCAGGACTCCACAGGGCACAGTCATCGCGATGCATCAGTCGATCGTTGAGAACGGCATGAACTGTTCTTGCCCTATCTTCGATCCTGGCTATGGCATGGGTTCCCCCGGAGGTGGTGGAGCAAACCCTCAGGCGGTATGCTTCCCCCAGGCCCCTACCACTCTCCCTCCCCCCACAACTCTCCCTCACCCCaccactccccctccccctgccgGCTGCAGACTGTACAACGGTACGGTGCTGAAAGGCGTCAAACCGGGCGACAAGGTCGACTTGGGTCCATGCAAGTTCTGCAACTGTGGCGAAAGGTGGGAGGTGTACTGCGCTATGTACAGATGCGCTAGAGCTCCCTGCTCTAACGCCGTGGTGCCTAAAGGGAAATGCTGCTCCGAGTGTCCCAATG GACCAGACTGCACGCGCTCAGATGGCTCTGTGGTGAAAGACTTGAAGCCCGGAGACAGGGTGACAAACGGCTGTGAAACTTGCACGTGCGACAAGTACGGAAAAGCCATGTGTTACTGGATGGCCTGCATGCTGCCCCTGTGCGCTGACGCTGTGGTACCCAAGGGAGGATGTTGCGCTAAGTGTCCTAACG GAGAGAACTGCAAGTTGAAGTCAGGAAAACTTCTCCCTGTGGGAAAGACTGTGAAGGAGAACGGAGTTAGTTGCACGTGCGTGAAAGATGAAAGGTCATACTCTGTCGCGCTCCGTTGTAAGTCTCTGTGGCTTCCAGTTCTGTACCCAGCACCGGTCAAGTCTTATGTACAACCCAAATTGCTAATCACATTCGACTAA